In Glycine max cultivar Williams 82 chromosome 15, Glycine_max_v4.0, whole genome shotgun sequence, the DNA window CCCAATCCCAAGAAGGAAGAGAAGTTGTCTAGTTCAATCATGGCAACCCAGGAGCAGGAATTGAAAGCCCTGTTAGGAAGTTTCAGCAAGGTGTTCAGAGAACCCCATGGATTGCCACCAAGGAGGTGTAAGGAACATGCTATCAATTTAGTTAAAGCACAAGGGCTAGTAAATGTCAGACCATATCGGCACCCACACCACCATAAGGATGAAATTGAGAAACAAGTACAACAATTGCTGTGCTCTGGGGTGATTAGATCAAGTCAGAGTACATTTTCTAGACCTTTCATTTTCGTAAAGAAAGATGACACTTGGAGGATCTGTTGATTATTGTGCTTTGAACAAGGTGACCATTCCTGATAAGTTTCCCATTCCGGTGTTTGAAGaattgcttgatgagttgcatggagCTCAGTTCTACTCCAAGCTCGATCTCAAGTTTGGGTATCATCAAGTACGAGTCAAGAAAGCGATGTCCACAAAACAGCATTTTGCACACATGATGGCCACTACGAATACATGGTAATGCCTCTTGGATTAATGAATGCTCTTTCTACCCTCCAATTTGTGATGAATGAGATATTCAGGCCCCTGTTGTGAAGGACAGTGCTGGTGTTTTTTGATGATATACTCGTGTATAACATGAGTTGGGAGGATCGTATGACACATCTCCGGGAGGTCTTGATTATATTACAGCAGCACCAACTAGTGGTGAATCAGAAGAAATGCACGTTTGTTCAGCAAGAAGTGAAGTATTTAGGACACATCATTTCAGCTCGAGGAGTAGCGGTGGATCCCAATAAGGTGAAAAGTGTGAGGGAATGGCCTATGCCACAAAATACTAAAGGAGTGAGAGGGTTCCTTGGGCAGACAGGGTACTATAGGAAGTTTATTCAGGACTATGGCAAAAGGGCTAAACCATTGACGGAATTGACAAAGAAAGGAGGCTTTAAATGGAACTCACAAGCAAAAGGGGCGTTTGATTGGCTCAAACAACAACTCTCAACGGCTCCATGGTATATTTCAGCAAAGCATTGGAGGAAAGAAATTTAGCTAAATCTGCTTATGAAAAGGAATTAATGGCAGTAGCTTTGGCAATTCAACATTGGAGACCGTACTTGCTGGGGAGAAAGTTTGTGGTACAGACAGAACAGAAAAGTCTAAGGCAGTTGCTTTTGCATAGGATTACCACCATGGATCAGCAGAACTGGGCAGCGACACTGTTGGGGTACCAATTTGACATTGAGTACAAGCCAGGGCTTGAAAACTGAGGAGCGGATGCATTATCCAGGATGTATGGCGTTGCTGAGTTACATTCTCTAGTTCATCAAGCGCagtgggaggatattcaggaaGCCATGAGGGAGGTACACTTTGATGAGAAGTTGTTATCTATCATTTCTGACTTAAAACAAGGTAAGGAAACTAAACCTGGTTTCATATACAAGCAAGGAACTCTGTTTTATGAAGGGAGGTTAGTGTTGTCATCTACTTCTTGCTTATATCCCTAAGATGCTTAAAGAGTTTCCATGAGACTCCTCAAGGAGGACATTCTGGATATTATAGGACATATAGGAGGTTGGTGGCAAATTTGTTTTGGTTTGGAATGAAGCAGAGTGTTCAACAATTTGTGATGGGGTGTGATACTTGCCAACGACAAAATTACCTTGCTGCTGCCCCAGGAGGGTTGCTCCAACCATTAAACATTCCAGAGCAGATATGGGAGGAGATATCGATGGATTTCATTACTGGCCTCCCCAAGTCTAAAGGGTATGAAGCGATTTTGGTAGTTGTGGACAGGCTGTCCAAGTACAACCATTTCATTCCCCTGAAGCATCCTTATTCAGCAAGGGTGTTGGCTGAAATTTTCGCAAAAGAGGTGGTGCATTTACATGGTGTTCCGGCTTCAGTCCTCAGTGACGAGGATCCAATTTTTGTGAGTTCATTTTGGAAGGAATTGTTAAGTTACCgggaacatatttaaaaatgagtACATCCTACCACCCATAAATAGATGGCCAAACAGTGAACCATTGCTTGGAAACATTTCTCCGGTGCTTTGTAGCTGATCAACCCAAAATGTAGGTGCAGTGGTTGTCGTCGGCTGAATATTGGTACAATACTAATTTTCATGCGTCCACAGGGACCACTCCTTTTGAGGTGGTGTATGGGAGGAAGCCACCTGTGCTGAATAGATTTTTGCCAGGAGAAGTGAGAGTGGAGGCTGTTCGAAGAGAGCTGCAGGATAGGGATGAGGCGCTTAAGCAGTTAAAGTATCAGTTGCAGCGTGCTCCAAATCGAAAGAAGGATCAAGCAGACTGTAAGAGGAAAGATAGACAGTTTGCATTAGGGGAATGGGTGTTCCTTAAGCTTAGGCCTCATGGCCAGTTGACTGTGGGGGCTCACATCAATCCTAAATTAGCTCCTCATTACTATGGCCCTTTTAAGGTGTTGGAGAAAGTCGGAGCAGCGGCCTACAGACTTTCTGAATCTGCAAGGATACATTCGGTTTTCCATGTGTCACTATTGAAAAAAGCTGTAGGTGATTACAATGTTGAGGAGACACTTCCCTTCCCTTGGAGTTGGTTAGTGACAATGCAGCAAGTATGGAACCAGAGGCAGATTTATAATTAGCTCCGCCTCTGTAACATTAAGCACCATCTTTTTCCTAGAAATTTTATATACTGGTTTTCTAGTCTGGTATTTTTGCTTTCATGGTCCACACAGTCAATGCTACATTTTttgttaaagttttaaaaagaagtaattttaagatttttttgttaGAGATTTTACGTAATGGAAAAGTTAAAGTTTGTTTTGTTACAATTATAAAAAGCCCTTTTTATTTTGGAAGTTGGTTATTTCTTTTTCGAAATCTATTCAAAGTAACTTctcaaaataatcataattttttttatttagattctatttttttgttcaaaagcTTGAAGCCCACTAAAAGTTATTGAAGTGATTTCTTTCACAATAGAAGTGTTCtcgttaaaaaaaagtttaagcaAATGGGctcatacatttttttgtatCCTGGTTAATTGACTTGTCTGACTTTCATTTCAGGTTGGTGACTTGGGCCTGTCCAAAGTGAAATGCCAGACTTTGATATCTGGTGGTGTTAGAGGAACTCTACCTTGGATGGCCCCAGAACTGCTGAACGGGAGCAGTAGCCTTGTTTCAGAGAAGGTGTATTTGGTGCTTTAACTTATTTGaaacattgatttattttgatGCTTCCTTCATATTTTGCCATTCTATAACCTACTTTTGTTTCTCATATTTATCGATTCAGGTTGACGTGTTTTCGTTTGGCATTGTCATGTGGGAACTCTTCACGGGAGAAGAGCCATATGCCGATTTGCACTATGGGGCCATCATAGGTAATAATCCGTACTTTGACCTTTTATTCGCTAAACACTAGCTTTTGGTTATTGAGATGTTGGGTTTTTTCAAACAGGTGGTATTGTAAACAACACTTTACGACCTCCAGTTCCAGAATTTTGTGATCCAGAATGGAGATTGCTGATGGAGAGGTGCTGGTCATCAGAACCATCCGAAAGACCTTCCTTCACTGAGATTGCTAATGGATTACGTTCCATGGCAACCAAGATCTCTCCCAAAGGACAAAATCAACAGCAGCAACCTGCTGTACCacaaagtcaagtgcagaaatGAGTTCCAACGACTGCAGGATGCTTAATCCCTGTTTTGGATCTGGTTTGTCTTTTTCATCCATTCAATGGATCAACCCTTTTGTTCAATATATACCCTAGGAAAGATTTGTAAGTGTTGGCGCAAGGTCAGTAGTTGTCGGGCCTTTTAGCACTGTTGCATATTATTGTATTACACCAAAACCTCAGTGAATATTATGTGTCCTTTTCAgttaaacagaaaaggaaaagaaaagatcttcatattttaaaatttttttagtgCTTGTAAAAATGGATATTCTAAAGAGTCacttacagtgatgttgttatGGTATGGTGACTGTTATTCTCATAATCCCATGTTTTCATATTGATCCTTGCTGGTGGTGTGTTAGTGTTACTGTATGTATGACCTAGAACTGTTTCTGTTTTTCAACAACACATGCTAACGGGTTTGACATGTGGTTGCCCCCAACAACTAAATTTCTTTGCTACTAATACTCTATGAATATACGTGGGAGCCACCAACAGCTGAGCATGACACAGCGTACCGTTGGGGTCGGCTTTAGCCTTCCCTTGTTCCCGTTACGTGTGGGGCAcatgaaattaaattcatatatcaTACTCTTATCATTTtcacatttctttttctttttctagtaTTTAATTGTATTATTATTGTCTTGAGTGATGGACATGCCAATTGCCAAACATCGGGTAAAACCAACCCTGGCGTTTTCAAACTCCAGAACGGACGCTTCCAGATCAAAcaattctttttccttttttaattaatatatatttttttttggttagagATGTTCAATACAGCTGTAGCTTAATATTCTTTGACATTTCCTCCTTTgcatctctttctctctcaaccCTATTTCTTATAATCATCGCCTATAAATGGTATCTATATAATTGAAGTCCCCTCAGCTCCTAGCTCCAACCCTTACAAACTGTCCATTTTCGGGAAATATGGCTGCTTCTGAGGGAAGGCCATTGGTGGAGGCAGTGGAACACAAGGAGGATTTCTATGAGCACCAAGAGCCAAGTGGATGTGGGTATGGATGCTTTCAGGGTTTTGGGTTGAGTTGGTGTAGAAGCCATGAAGAAGGTAAAGGCCTGGTGGAGCAGAAGGGCAATTCGTGGCTGAGTTGCAAGTTGAGGAAGATAAAGGAGTTTTCAGAAGTGATTGCAGGCCCCAAGTGGAAAACATTCATCAGAAAGATAAGCGGGTATGGAAGGAAGCAGCAGCAGAAGAACAGGTTTCAGTATGATGAACACAGCTATGCTCTCAACTTCAATAGTGGGGATAAAAGTGAAGATGATGACACGCCCCCCAGTTTCTCTGCTAGATTTAGTGCTCCTTTTCCCTCTGCTCGTCGCCAAACTGAATAATGATTTGTGCATGCTCGTTTCTGAAGAGGTGTTATTGCTTAAATGTCTTCTTAGTATTTTTCATCCGTAGAATCATTAATTATTCGTTCTGTAAAGATCATTCTTTTTATTCAAACTATTGAAAattctcttccttttcttcttgctgAATTTTCcttaaacagaaaaagaaacagGAAATGTAGCATGGTGACCCCACCCATTCAATTACAGGCCGAATGTTGACTAAAATAATTCTCTTTCTTGAAACAAAATGGAGGATGGGGGTGGAGACAGGAATGATGTGATCataagaaaaagttttgaatagatgtaGTATTCAGGGAGGAAACGTGTTCTAATCAAAGACGTTGAAAGCAATccattctttcatttcttttcctttgCACTTTGCCAGTGGCCGAAGAATCTTAACTCGCGATTCGGTTTTGTTGTACAAAGGCAAATCAAAATATTTCCGGTATCAACTTGGACACCTTTGAGTACAGATGTTCATAATCGTAGAAAAATTAATGGTCGTTGCTttggtttagtttttattttttatttttcaaaccgTATAGTTCAATTTGTGGTCTGACACGTGAAAACCAAATCAAACTAATCCAATGCCCTGGATGGTTCGGTACTTCGGTTAAAGTTTTGGACTGAAAATGCATTCGACCCGATATGAACTGGTTGGGTTTGGTTAAATCCGATGACCTGAATCGAGTtgacttggttgattttttttctttccaattcTTGTATCATGTTAAATTGTTAATAGTTAATTATTGAATAACATAATATgcttttatagtattttttattatcttagtaacaatatataataactaattattatcATATTGATCATGATATAATtcaatatttatgtatttttataaatctTCAACTGATTTATTTATGGTCACTCGATAACTTTtgtatttaatcttgaaaaataagagtttttttagcaatttaatgataatatccaaaaaataatagtaatttatagtaataaatgaccatataatattttataatttgatcatGACAATAAATTTAACTTTGGAGTATAAAAGTATGAATTGATTACATTGTGttgggtgtgtgtgtgtctatatatatatatatatatatatatatatatatatatatatatatatataatccttGAACTagttattatttaagttttgtccaattaataataaaattttttagtatttttttaatacttactgaaaaaatttcaaaccataaaaattgaaccaaacaaaatcataaaaaaattggtttgaatttcataaataatttaaaccaAACCAAATTGTTACCACACTCAATTTTCTTGTTTGATTCAAACTCACTCAAACTGTCAAACAAAACcaacaatagaaaaatatagACAGAAAAATGTTCTCTACCCTAATAAAACTATCATGTTTGtctttttcataatatttttttacataaaatattttataataacaaaatattttgtcCCTATAATGACTTTaatctttatataaaatatttaacatattttaccttatatgaaaaaatactagcaaataaatttttactatttttcttttgtcattgtgaCACTTATACGAGGTATCTAtcaattttgttaataattaatttccattgaaaaacttaattagtcACTTATAGTGGAATTTCTTTCaaccaatcatattttttcattcacCAGGTTCAAATTCGAgaccttaaaaatattaaatctaGTTTCACTCAAACTAATGACATGTTAGTATCAATTTCTACTATTTGTGCACATTACAATGGCATTGAATTTAATCCTACCATTTACT includes these proteins:
- the LOC100815807 gene encoding uncharacterized protein — encoded protein: MAASEGRPLVEAVEHKEDFYEHQEPSGCGYGCFQGFGLSWCRSHEEGKGLVEQKGNSWLSCKLRKIKEFSEVIAGPKWKTFIRKISGYGRKQQQKNRFQYDEHSYALNFNSGDKSEDDDTPPSFSARFSAPFPSARRQTE